The nucleotide sequence GCAGCGTGGCACTAACGGCTGACCGGTTTTTCGTATCGCGTCATCTCTAGATATCCTTGCCCGCCGATTTTGTTAACCCCAGAATGGCCGCTCACGGTGACAGCCCCTTCCCAGTACTTTACCGTCAATCGCATCTCTTGCTCGGTCACTTTCGGCGTGACGGTTAAATTCAGATGTTCGGCGGGCAAACGCAACCGCCAGCCGGCGGGGTAGCGATCGCCGGTCACCGGGCTGACCCACTCGCCGAGCGGCTGCACTTCCACATCGTTCCCGCCCAGCGAGCGAAATTGGCCATCGGCGGCAATCAGGGTGCCATTGCTTGACGGGTCCGCGCTGCCATCCTTGCGACGCATCCGATAAAACATCAAGTCCCGCCCGTCGTCCAATTGCAGCGCGAACCAGTCCCAACCGCTCTGATCCGGCCCCAGCGCGCTAGTGCTCCATTCCCGATCCAACCAGCTTGCGCCGGTTACCGTGAAAACGCGGTCTCCCAATTGGATCGTTCCCTGGGTCGGCAAACGGGTATAAGAGTAGTAGTACGACGCATTACCCGGTTCAGCGCTTTTCTGGCTCAAACCCCGGTCGCCTTGCAGCACGACCGATTTGGCGGCGCGCAGCGTCAGATCGAGAGCAACGTTATCCTGGCGAGCGTGAACCCGCATCGGGAAAACCTCGGATTCAATGCCGGTTAAGGCCCAATCCTCCAACCAG is from Candidatus Competibacteraceae bacterium and encodes:
- a CDS encoding carotenoid 1,2-hydratase, which gives rise to MLNYYYRWLAGLLVAVALVGLTGYWFWPRSPAIASIAVSSALSGTDDTGYQRAYEPRRFDFPDDHGPHPEFRTEWWYATGNLADASGRPFGYQLTLFRIALAPTPPIPDSSWRGNQVYMGHFAVTDVAQQQHHHFERFSRGAMGLAGAQAIPFRVWLEDWALTGIESEVFPMRVHARQDNVALDLTLRAAKSVVLQGDRGLSQKSAEPGNASYYYSYTRLPTQGTIQLGDRVFTVTGASWLDREWSTSALGPDQSGWDWFALQLDDGRDLMFYRMRRKDGSADPSSNGTLIAADGQFRSLGGNDVEVQPLGEWVSPVTGDRYPAGWRLRLPAEHLNLTVTPKVTEQEMRLTVKYWEGAVTVSGHSGVNKIGGQGYLEMTRYEKPVSR